In the Triticum aestivum cultivar Chinese Spring chromosome 2B, IWGSC CS RefSeq v2.1, whole genome shotgun sequence genome, cgtgaacttttttcaaaatttgataaataaatttTCATATAAAACGTAAAAAATGCAAGGTTTATTGTGTAATAAATAACGCGGCCTTAATAATTCTTTAAGTATTCATGTTCGTGTTTGTCACAGCGATCTGCGGGCAGAAATGGTTAGCTGAACCATCATCTTTTGAAGAGGCGACCTGAGTTCGAGTCATCGTACTAGCAGGTTTTTTGCGGGTCCTTTTTTCGCGAAACAATTTCTGCGCTGGTGcattcgtgggccggcccatttgtcGTTTGCTGTAGGCGCTAGTCGGCTTcggcggcgcttaaagcgctcaaTAGGAGCTCCCCTGAATTCGTCCCTATGTGTATCCATTAGATATCCATGGAGTGGACAAAAACAAGGCCTACCTTTGCCCAAGTGGGTCGGGTATCCATGGATACCCgaatccatggataaaattgccatccttatcgATATAACGGAAATCCGATGCTTCATATTTGTCCTTCCTTTGTAATTAATTaaggaaataaaaaaaattcctagcTTCAAAATTTCATGCTTCCACCTAATATGAATAATGCACACTTTTGAATATTATGGTACTTAAAGGAAACCAAAATAAAGACTTTTCATAGCTCAGTTAGTTAGAGCACCCGTTTAGCAGGAGGTCTTGATTtttcaactctcaatgaaagcatatTCGTTTTTGTCAATCTTCTTTGGGAACCACTAGGGATCAGACTACTGATCCCTTGCTTCCCATCAGACCACTGGATGACCGTCGGATTAACATCATGCTATTCGTCCGATCTGATACTATTGTTAGGCGCTGAGTTATTTCCTTCCTATAGTAATTAAGTGCTTCCATAATAACCTCCCGGTGACCTCTCCACCATTCCTTATCTatgcttctactccctccgttcctaaatataagtctttggagacattccactatggaccacatacggagtaaaatgaatgaaccatactctaaaatgcatctatatacatccgtatgtggttcatggtgaaatctctagaaagacttatatttaggaacggagggagtagtaactaacTACTTGCAGAAATTACGTCAATTGTTTTGGTAAGCTGTGATTGCTTCcaacaaacaaatacaaaaaattATGCTTCCCATTAATTGCGGATTTGCTTCCTATAGTAATTAAGTGCTTCCATAATAACCTCCCGCTGACCTCTCCACCATTCCTTATCTATGCTTCTAGTAACTAACTGCTTGCAGAAATTACGTCAATTGTTTTGGTAAGCTATGATTGCTTCCAACAAACAAATACAAAAGATTATGCTTCCCACTAATTGCGGATTTGCTTCCAATAAACAGATAAAGAAACTTTATTGTTTCTGGAGATGTTCTCTTTTTGCAGCGAAGACATGGCATGGAAAATTGAATTTTTATAATGGAAACCCATGCCATGGAAACATATATTATTCAAAAAACTGTTTACAAAATAAAGATACTTCAAAAATTTGTTCCAACTGTAAATATTCTCGGATCAAACTAGGACGTCTAAACTAAAATTTTGGGTTGTAGACAACATGTAATCTGAACGTTGGAAGCATCATGCAGTAACGGTGGAAACATACCTGATTACTGTGTAAGAGAAGCTTGATTTATTTGGAAGCATAGTGTGCTATTGTTAGAAGCATGATTAGTGTCTAACTGAAACTTTGTTCAACTATGTAGGAAGCATAAATGTTCTGTGAAACCTATAATGCTTTCTCATTGTGTAACAAGAGATTCTATTTCGTGAGAAGGAAGCAAAATAGAGATATGTTGGATACAAATTTAAGAAGTTGGTGCAGCATACATGTGCCACGTGACAATTGCATGTGCTTCAAAAAAAATGAGCATGTGCTTCCAAATAAGTTGAAAGTTGTTTCAAATGTAGCATGTACATATTTTCAACGACGAACTTTCTGATTGATGAATTTTTTCCATCAACATAGCTTGTAAATGAGATCATAATTTTCTTCCAAAGAAAACAAAATTATCATACATTGGACATTGCTTCCATACAAGATACAACAAGACATTAACATACAACAAGACATGAATATCGAAGCACAACGGGATGAAGCCCCCTACTGGAACATGAGCACCATCCAAAGAGAGATGTCTTTGAGGAATAGGGTCCACAAGATCTCAGCAGCAACAATGAGATCAGACCAACGTTGCCTGAGTGTGGTGGTTAGATAGGGCCACGGGGAAGACTTGACATGCCTAAGTTGTCCTCGTGCACGAGCGAGGCCGGGGTAGGAAGCAAAGGTGATACATGAAGAAGCAGGGAATCCCATGTTAGGAAGCATGCATGTTTCGTGTGTGCTTTGTCGATGTCAAACCCGTCCCTGGACGGTCCACTCCAGCTGCCATCTTCTCCCTAGCTTTGACGACCTCTTTTTCTCCCCAAAAGATGTGTGTCGACGCCGGGGAGCGGCAAGGAGCAGCGCGGTCGGCATCGTCAAGTTGCCGACTTTATTGACCTGCAACAGTTGAGCGTTGTGTTACAAGTGTGCTCCCATGCCGATGACTAGAACGACACCCACTGGGATGCTCCATGCTGCACACCATGGCCACCATCCACCCGCATGTCGCGCGCACCATCCTCTCCCGGCCTTTGTAGATCATATCTGGCGTCATGGTGGAGAATAAGACTACACCGCAGAGAAGATCGACGCAGGTGTTTGGGTTCATGTCCCCGCTCATGTAGGGAAGGTCGCTGCCATGAGCGGGAAAAAGAACCACAAGGAAAGGCAGAGCAACAGGTGGAGGAAGGCGTGATTGTCGTGGAGGAGGATGGCGGAGAATGAAGTCAGCCTATTTGTTGGCTGTGGGAAGGGACGGACGCTGGTTCAAATCATTAATGAAAAAAACTTAATTTGAGGATGGCAGTTATGAGCAATTTAAGGAGATTAGATGCCAGCAAACGAGCCATTGGATGTGGTACAAGATGGACGGTGCAGAAGACGTCTGAGCGAATAAGAAGTATCAGACTACTGATCTAAAGTGTTTCCCATCTTCTTTTTGGCTTGCTCCCCTTCGTCATCATCAAATAAAAAATCCGCAAACATCCAGCGAGCCAGCGCTTGAACACACCACGGAGCTTCTCTGCCCGTCCTCATGGCCGACGGCGATGGTTGctccatccccctccccctcccagaCGGCTGCCTTTTCCTCGGGTTTGATTGCTCCACGCAGTAAGAAACTCCATGCCTTAGATCCTTCCAACTATCATCTTTTGCCCCTGAATTCCCGGTCAATCACGCATTGGAATTGCTGCCTTTGATGATTCCTCCAGTTCCATTGTAGTTCATTCTTGCCATGGTCTTCGCAGGTCGCTGAAAGCCACCGTGCTGGACGCGAGCCTCGCAATCGTCGCCCACGACGCCGTGCACTTCGACTCCGAGCTGCCGCACTACGGCACGGAGGGCGGCGTCCGCCGGGACCCGGCCGAGCCGGGCCGCATCGTGTCGCCGCCGCTGATGTGGGCCGAGGCCCTGGACCTGCTCCTCCGCAGGCTCAAGCCCAGGGTGGACTACGGCCGCGTAGCCGCCGTCTCCGGCAGCGCGCAGCAGCACGGCAGCGTCTACTGGGGCCGCGGGGCGGGCGCCGCGTTGGCCTCCCTGGACCCGGCCAGGGGCCTGGCGCCGCAGCTGGCCGGCGCGTTCGCCGCGCCGGAGTCGCCCGTGTGGATGGACAGCAGCTCGACGGCGCAGTGCCGGGAGGTCGAGGCCACGCTGGGAGGCCCGCTGGCGCTGGCCCGGATGACGGGGTGCCGGGCGCACGAGCGGTGCACCGGCCCGCAGATCAGGAAGATGTTCCAGACGAGGCGGGGCCTCTACGACGGCACCGAGAGGATCTCGCTTGTCAGCTCGTTCATGGCGTCGTTGCTCATCGGCGGCTATGCCTGCATCGACCAGACCGACGGTGCCGGGATGAACTTGATGGACATTGAGACGCGTCAGCTGCGCCAAGATGCCCTTGAGGTTTTGGTTTCTTATATGTTCAGAGTTTTGCAACTGCAGTTTGCAGGAACCACATCTTTGGGGACTGAAAAGAGCTGGTGGCATAACAAGATTATTCAGTTTATTACTTGATTTCCCCCCTCCAGTTTGCTTTGTGATTGTTTCTGATGCATTCCAAGTTTACTACAGGCTACAGCTCCAGATTTGGATGTGAAGATTGGGAAGCTAGCACCAGCGCATGCTATCGCTGGAACTTTAGCTCCTTATTTTGTTCAGAGGTAGCTTAAGCGGAATTTGTGTCTAGATTTTTATATCGAATTTTTGCCTCATATATGTTCAGAGTAGCTTATGCAGAGTAGCGTGGTTTAGCACATTTTTCTTTTGAGTAAATGTCTGGAAATTCTGAGTTATATGCAGATACTAACTTTTTGTTCATTGCTACTGGCATTGCAATATCTGTCAGATTGGCACTATTATGTTGTTTGCAATGGGATCAATGATTTACCAGTTACCTTCTGATGTTATTGTTGCCTAATTAACTTCTTAATTCATAatgatttgtgtgattaacctgtcAGAATGATATACTTGGATACTTCATGTTTTTCTCAGATTTCAGTTTCCAAGCAACTGTCTGGTTGTTCAGTGGTCAGGGGACAACCCCAATAGCCTTGCAGGTACGTGAGGTTCTGACTTTCTGCATATGAATTTAAAACATATGATATGTCTGCTTTCTCgtattttttttagaaatggaggaggacccccggcctctgcatctggacgatgcatgcaaggGTCGTGGTtttggttttagtttaaatttgaactaaaaccacgacacttattatggatcagaGGGAATAATATAAAGCTTACAAGAACCTTTACATACTGCAAATTTAAAAGAATATTTCCGTACCCTGATATGTATGGTTATGCAGGCCTAACATTGAGCAATCCTGGTGATCTAGCAATCAGCCTTGGAACAAGTGATACAGTAATCATCTATCACCATGCCTACTAATCCTTCTATTTTTTTTAAGAGCAATGCTATAATGTGAACGTGCAGCTAGTGTGTACATTAGGAGATGGTTCTGAATTTGGCCCATTATGCGGATCAAACCTAGTTTTTCTTGTGTTGCAGAACAGTTAGTAAAAGGATTTGCGGAAAAATGACCAGTAATTGTGCAACACTGTTTTGTTTCTATCAACTTTTGGTGGTAATTGTGACGCATTTATGATCTTTCAGGTATTTGGGGTTACTGATGTGCCTGAACCATCCCTGGATGGAAACGTACTTCCTAATCCAGTTGACCCCAACACCTACATGGTTATGCTTTGCTATAAAAATGGATCTCTAACTCGAGAAGGTACCATTTTCAGTGCCTTCTGTTGTGCTGTTACTCTTGCTAACTTATGGACTTCCTTGTCAGACATTCGTGATCGTTATGCTGAGAAATCATGGGATGTGTTCAACAACTTGCTTGAGCAAACAGACCCCCTAAATGGTACGCGATGTATTTGATCAAAATGATTAGTATCCCTCAAAATGCATATCTTGAAAAGGTGGTGTGAATTTCGTTGGATTAAGGTTTTTTTTTCAATTAAAAGATTAAGGTATTTAAACTATCAGGTTTATAAAAGTTTACATTTCGGCAAGTTGGTACACATGTTTGATTATGCGTTGATCACACTAAGGTTAATGCAGTTATGTTATGAAAAGCCTGTCTTTCTCTTTCCTTCCATCAGGCTAGATGCTTGCATTGACCACAGAATGGTAGCTTTCACATGGATTATTATGTCTCGTGTTTTTCTTCTTTTACAGGAGGGAAACTAGGATTTTACTACAAGGAGCACGAGATCCTGCCACCACTTCCAGGTTATTATCGACCTTGCATATCGTTCCCCATCCACTCTTCGTGTCATCGCTCACACCATGTGCTAATATATATGCCTAGTCGGGTTTCACCGCTACATTGTTGACACCTTAACCAATGGACCATTAGCTGAGACCAAGGAACATGAAACCGATGAGTTTGATCCTCCGTCAGAGGTTTGAGTACTCCACAACTTGTCGGTGTCATCAAACGATTGAACATGCCAAGCAAAGTTTCGGCTGGTTTAACACAAAACTTATTCAGGTGCGTGCGTTAATAGAAGGCCAGTTCATGTCCATGAGGGGACATGCCGAGAGGTGCGGCCTGCCGGTGCCTCCGAAGCGGATCATAGCAACTGGTGGCGCCTCGTCGAACCAGGCCATTCTCAAGACGATGGCGTCCATTTTCGGCTGTCCGGTTTACACTGTTCAGAGACCAGGTATGTGCAAGAGATCTGCATGACCTGATTGTACACTGACCTCTAGTGGGTGCACTCTATCTGACGACCGATATGCAGACTCTGCCTCGCTGGGTGCTGCTCTGAGGGCAGCCCATGGGTGGCTCTGCAAGCAGCGCGGCGAGTTTGTGCCGATCTCACGCGTGTACTCGGGCAGATTGGATAGGAAATCGCTCAGCATGAAGCTGGCTGTTCCATTTGGGGGCTGCGAGGGGGACGATGAGCTCCTGAACAAGTACGCGTTGTTGGTGGAGAAGAGGCTGGAGATTGAGCAGAAGCTTGTGGAGAGGTTTGGCCGTGTGAAGTAGCTTGTTTTGGGGCAACATTTCTCTGTGGATATTGAAAATCGCGTCGACGGTAGTGGACCTCTGAAAATGCATCTTCAGAGAAGGATAGTAGAGAAATTGGATCAGGACTTGAGAAGTGCAGGTGCAGCAGGCAGTAGCTGCCTAGTTTAGGCATGGACAGTCACCATGGTAACATCGTTTCATGGGTAAGGATTTGTATTTTACGGATTGAGCATGGAATGCTtcttaagtactccctctgtcccataatatacgATCTAAACgcttttagatcactaaagtagtgatctaaatgatctaaacgcttttatattagtttactaGGTAGTATATCATAAGTTATATATCATGGGTTGTCGAGCGGTGTGGGATATCCATTTTGATTAGCAAAAATATGTAAGCGCCTGCCTATGTATCAGGCGACCGGAAAAACTTTTTTTTGGCCAAAGTGAAAACATTT is a window encoding:
- the LOC123045948 gene encoding xylulose kinase 2 → MADGDGCSIPLPLPDGCLFLGFDCSTQSLKATVLDASLAIVAHDAVHFDSELPHYGTEGGVRRDPAEPGRIVSPPLMWAEALDLLLRRLKPRVDYGRVAAVSGSAQQHGSVYWGRGAGAALASLDPARGLAPQLAGAFAAPESPVWMDSSSTAQCREVEATLGGPLALARMTGCRAHERCTGPQIRKMFQTRRGLYDGTERISLVSSFMASLLIGGYACIDQTDGAGMNLMDIETRQLRQDALEATAPDLDVKIGKLAPAHAIAGTLAPYFVQRFQFPSNCLVVQWSGDNPNSLAGLTLSNPGDLAISLGTSDTVFGVTDVPEPSLDGNVLPNPVDPNTYMVMLCYKNGSLTREDIRDRYAEKSWDVFNNLLEQTDPLNGGKLGFYYKEHEILPPLPVGFHRYIVDTLTNGPLAETKEHETDEFDPPSEVRALIEGQFMSMRGHAERCGLPVPPKRIIATGGASSNQAILKTMASIFGCPVYTVQRPDSASLGAALRAAHGWLCKQRGEFVPISRVYSGRLDRKSLSMKLAVPFGGCEGDDELLNKYALLVEKRLEIEQKLVERFGRVK